In the genome of Oceaniferula marina, one region contains:
- a CDS encoding proline racemase family protein, protein MSNPEQPFLRIIDSHTGGEPTRVVTAWPESVRGLDEGSLMERRKLLEEKYDWIRSACIHEPRGHEAMVGALLCPPVNPECVTGVIFFNNVGYLNGCVHGTIGVTVTLAHLGRIAVGKHRIETPVGEVLAEWHDDGSVTVTNVPSYRYRRGVSLNVGKWGKVTGDVAWGGNWFFLVDRSQAEQCPEVVPECIAALTEFSSAVSTALKEQSVTGAEGMEIDHVEVFGDPTPGISDSRSFVLCPGKAYDRSPCGTGTSAKLACLFADGKLQLGQVWKQASILNTVFEGRVIAESDGQMTPQISGHAHVNGEAIFFLREEDPFRYGIPTH, encoded by the coding sequence ATGAGCAACCCCGAACAGCCCTTTCTCCGTATTATTGACTCACATACCGGAGGCGAACCAACCCGTGTCGTCACGGCATGGCCGGAGTCTGTTCGGGGGCTGGATGAGGGGTCGCTGATGGAGCGGCGGAAGCTGCTCGAGGAGAAATATGATTGGATACGTAGTGCTTGTATTCACGAGCCACGCGGTCATGAGGCAATGGTAGGTGCCTTGCTTTGCCCACCGGTTAATCCGGAGTGTGTTACGGGGGTGATTTTTTTCAATAACGTGGGGTACTTGAATGGCTGTGTTCATGGAACGATTGGGGTGACCGTTACCCTTGCTCATTTGGGTCGAATAGCGGTGGGGAAACACCGGATTGAAACACCCGTGGGTGAAGTGCTGGCGGAGTGGCATGATGATGGATCGGTGACGGTGACAAACGTGCCGAGTTATCGCTACCGCAGAGGTGTAAGCTTGAATGTGGGGAAATGGGGAAAGGTGACGGGTGATGTTGCCTGGGGGGGGAATTGGTTTTTTCTCGTGGATCGATCGCAAGCCGAGCAGTGCCCGGAAGTCGTTCCTGAGTGTATCGCAGCCTTGACTGAATTTTCTTCAGCCGTTTCCACCGCTTTAAAAGAACAATCGGTGACTGGAGCCGAGGGGATGGAGATTGATCATGTGGAAGTGTTCGGAGATCCGACGCCTGGTATTTCTGACAGCCGTAGTTTTGTGCTTTGCCCGGGTAAGGCCTATGACCGGTCTCCATGTGGAACCGGGACTTCTGCCAAGCTGGCCTGTCTGTTTGCTGACGGCAAGTTGCAGCTCGGTCAGGTCTGGAAGCAGGCAAGTATTTTGAACACCGTTTTTGAGGGGCGGGTGATTGCCGAATCAGATGGGCAAATGACACCGCAAATCTCGGGACATGCCCATGTCAATGGTGAGGCTATTTTCTTTCTTCGGGAAGAGGACCCTTTCCGTTATGGTATCCCGACGCATTAA
- a CDS encoding FHA domain-containing protein — protein MPRISITEPGKDSQAYRFDMKRMKVSLGRSSSNDVKIEHRSVSKQHAAIERRKGGLVICDCESTNGVKLDGERQEEITLTNGMEVEVGDVSLEFSLSDEECDQLTEERFKAKREAEAAEEEDADEE, from the coding sequence ATGCCACGTATCAGTATTACCGAACCCGGAAAAGACAGCCAGGCTTATCGCTTCGACATGAAGCGTATGAAAGTGAGCCTGGGTCGCAGCAGCAGCAATGATGTCAAGATCGAGCATCGATCCGTATCCAAGCAACACGCGGCGATTGAACGCCGCAAGGGAGGCTTGGTGATCTGCGATTGTGAATCCACAAATGGAGTCAAACTCGATGGTGAGAGGCAGGAGGAGATCACACTCACCAACGGTATGGAGGTGGAAGTGGGGGACGTTTCCCTGGAATTCAGTCTGAGCGACGAGGAATGTGACCAGCTGACCGAGGAACGTTTCAAAGCGAAACGGGAAGCCGAGGCCGCGGAAGAGGAAGACGCGGATGAGGAGTAA
- the hisD gene encoding histidinol dehydrogenase, which translates to MKVLSHKDSAYARFVKKLDRRAVPGAAGKQVEEIVAGIIADVQKRGNAAVFEYTQRFDGLKLTAKSMFVSEAEIEEAYASVDEDVKKAVAMSKRNIHAFAKRSMRKDWKAKNKEGVEVGERFTPYDRVGVYVPGGKAPLVSSALMTAAFGQAAGVPEILAATPAGADGKINPALLYALVESGATEIIKVGGAQGIAAMALGTKSVRPVEKIFGPGNTFVVEAKRQLVGAVSIDLLPGPSEVLIVADKSANARFIAADMLAQAEHAGDSVVGFATNSKALLTRVQKEIEKQAPKLSREKYIREVLKKGTFCLLTKTLEEAVEICNAFAPEHLSLVVEDEEKWLDEIRTAGAIYLGPLAAVAVGDFVAGPSHTLPTGGSGKSFSGLRADQFQRRASIVRMDQAALKKSLAAVETFARVEGLDAHGKSVSIRVKK; encoded by the coding sequence ATGAAAGTTCTCAGTCACAAGGACTCAGCCTACGCCCGTTTCGTCAAAAAACTCGACCGCCGTGCCGTGCCAGGTGCTGCGGGAAAGCAGGTGGAAGAGATTGTTGCCGGTATCATTGCCGACGTGCAGAAGCGGGGTAATGCTGCGGTCTTTGAATACACCCAGCGTTTTGACGGCTTGAAGCTTACGGCCAAATCGATGTTTGTCTCCGAAGCGGAGATTGAGGAAGCCTACGCCTCTGTGGACGAGGACGTTAAAAAGGCAGTGGCGATGAGCAAGCGGAACATTCACGCCTTCGCCAAGCGGAGTATGCGCAAGGACTGGAAGGCAAAAAACAAAGAAGGTGTCGAGGTGGGTGAACGCTTCACTCCGTATGACCGCGTGGGCGTTTACGTTCCCGGCGGAAAAGCACCACTTGTCTCATCGGCTTTGATGACGGCTGCCTTTGGTCAGGCCGCTGGTGTTCCCGAGATTCTGGCTGCTACGCCGGCCGGGGCGGATGGGAAAATCAATCCAGCCTTGTTGTATGCTCTGGTGGAATCCGGAGCGACCGAAATCATCAAGGTTGGCGGTGCGCAGGGGATTGCTGCGATGGCTCTGGGAACCAAATCCGTGCGTCCGGTGGAAAAAATCTTCGGGCCGGGAAATACCTTTGTGGTCGAGGCGAAACGCCAGTTGGTTGGCGCGGTATCCATCGATTTGCTTCCGGGGCCGAGTGAGGTTCTGATTGTGGCGGATAAGTCGGCGAATGCCCGGTTTATCGCGGCGGACATGCTGGCCCAGGCCGAGCACGCCGGTGACAGTGTGGTCGGATTTGCAACTAACTCCAAAGCCCTGCTGACCCGGGTGCAGAAGGAGATTGAAAAGCAGGCACCCAAACTGTCCCGAGAGAAATACATCCGTGAAGTGCTGAAAAAAGGAACCTTCTGCCTGCTGACCAAGACCTTGGAGGAAGCGGTGGAGATTTGTAATGCCTTTGCTCCCGAGCACCTGTCATTGGTGGTTGAGGACGAGGAGAAGTGGCTTGACGAGATTCGGACGGCGGGTGCTATTTACTTGGGACCGCTGGCCGCCGTGGCCGTGGGTGATTTTGTTGCCGGGCCAAGTCATACCTTGCCAACCGGAGGATCCGGAAAATCGTTTTCGGGACTCCGCGCCGACCAGTTCCAGCGCCGTGCCAGTATTGTGCGGATGGATCAGGCGGCTCTGAAAAAATCTCTGGCAGCGGTCGAAACCTTCGCCCGGGTAGAGGGGCTGGATGCGCACGGTAAGTCCGTGAGTATTCGGGTGAAGAAGTAG
- a CDS encoding arylsulfatase, with protein sequence MKTKTGKWITSGLLTLATAGLMSANGIAAEKPNIVLVFLDNFGWGEPGFNGGGIVRGAETPRMDQIADEGLRLTNFNVEAQCTPSRSAIMTGRYAIRSGNGVVPLGDGVYGLVQWEYTMAEMLSDAGYATGMYGKWHLGRTQGRFPTDQGFDEWYGIHNSTDESTYSSRPGFAESGVEETWVMDAKKGEKPKKVRPYRLDYRPIIDKDLTDRAIKFMETNAKEKKPFFLFLPYTATHFPTMVHPDYQGKSGNGAWADMLTQIDAYTGRLLDSIDDLGIRDNTIFIFTADNGPEMAHGNDIVSLDTTSQGSPGPWRGTLFTSFEGSMRVPFAIRWPGKIPAGKASNEIVHEMDLFPTLAKIAGGKVPEDRMIDGMEMVDFMTGKKKKSGRESVIVYMGNDIYGLKWRNWKLHFKELDTWAGAVKEYGMPKLYNLYSDMSERENVFFADTWVPKAAMPKLMEHAASLKKEAPIKPGALDPYTPPTTK encoded by the coding sequence ATGAAAACAAAAACAGGAAAATGGATAACGAGCGGACTCTTGACCTTGGCGACGGCAGGATTGATGAGTGCCAATGGAATTGCCGCAGAAAAACCTAACATCGTTTTGGTTTTTCTTGATAATTTTGGTTGGGGTGAACCCGGCTTTAATGGGGGCGGAATCGTCCGGGGGGCAGAGACGCCCCGAATGGACCAAATCGCCGATGAAGGGCTGCGCCTGACGAACTTTAATGTGGAAGCGCAGTGTACCCCTTCGCGGTCGGCTATTATGACCGGTCGCTACGCTATTCGCAGCGGCAACGGGGTTGTCCCACTCGGCGATGGCGTCTATGGCTTGGTCCAGTGGGAATATACCATGGCGGAGATGTTGTCCGATGCGGGTTATGCGACCGGTATGTACGGCAAATGGCATCTTGGACGCACCCAAGGCAGGTTCCCGACAGATCAGGGATTTGACGAGTGGTATGGCATCCACAATTCGACCGATGAATCGACCTACTCGAGTCGGCCCGGTTTTGCCGAAAGCGGTGTTGAGGAAACCTGGGTGATGGATGCAAAGAAGGGAGAGAAACCCAAAAAGGTAAGGCCTTACCGACTGGACTACCGTCCGATCATCGATAAGGACCTGACAGACAGGGCGATTAAGTTCATGGAGACCAACGCCAAGGAAAAGAAGCCATTCTTTCTCTTCCTCCCTTACACAGCGACCCACTTTCCCACGATGGTTCACCCTGATTACCAAGGCAAGTCAGGCAACGGGGCCTGGGCCGATATGCTGACGCAGATCGACGCTTACACCGGTCGCTTGCTCGATTCCATTGATGATCTGGGAATTCGGGACAACACCATCTTTATCTTCACCGCCGACAACGGGCCGGAGATGGCGCACGGCAATGACATCGTCTCTCTCGATACCACCAGCCAAGGGAGTCCCGGTCCATGGCGGGGGACCTTGTTCACCAGCTTTGAGGGAAGCATGCGTGTCCCCTTTGCCATTCGCTGGCCCGGCAAGATTCCGGCCGGCAAAGCGAGCAATGAAATTGTTCACGAGATGGATCTCTTTCCGACCTTGGCGAAAATTGCCGGTGGCAAGGTTCCGGAGGACCGGATGATCGACGGTATGGAGATGGTGGATTTCATGACGGGCAAAAAGAAGAAGTCCGGTCGTGAGTCGGTGATCGTTTACATGGGCAACGACATTTACGGGCTCAAGTGGCGCAACTGGAAACTTCACTTCAAGGAACTGGATACTTGGGCCGGCGCGGTCAAGGAGTATGGCATGCCCAAGCTTTACAACCTCTACAGCGACATGTCGGAGCGGGAAAACGTCTTTTTTGCCGACACCTGGGTTCCCAAGGCGGCCATGCCCAAGCTGATGGAGCATGCGGCATCGCTCAAAAAAGAGGCACCTATCAAGCCGGGAGCGCTTGACCCCTACACTCCGCCAACAACAAAGTAA
- a CDS encoding aldehyde dehydrogenase (NADP(+)), which yields MKLNGTSIIGARRGQGIAQAGNSINPATNEELEPDYVSASDEELALAVQLASEAFQTFRSTSGKNKATLLRTIADRIEASLDHLVARMPLETGLPEMRVRGEAGRTCGQLRMFAAMLEEGSWVDARIDRAQPDREPLPKVDTRSMMRPLGPVAVFAASNFPLAFSTAGGDTASALAAGCPVIVKAHSSHSGTAEIVGLAIQQAVADCGLPEGVFSLLYGSGRTVGQALVTHPSIKAVGFTGSYAGGRALMDLAAARPEPIPVYAEMSAINPVVILAELAKSKGDTLAEGLFQSLTLGVGQFCTNPGLVFIQEDAAQHITGKLSELVSASASATMLNAGICQAYDQGLEHLNQHDRVELLASGSCGGALNQAVPSVFKTTASDFLAANDLAEEVFGPATLLVTYGDDQELEALMASLGGQLTASVHGTDDELRRLSSLCQWMEACAGRLVFNGFPTGVEVCASMVHGGPFPATSDGRSTSVGTMSIYRFTRAVCWQDCPDFLLPDELKESNPLGIVRAEV from the coding sequence ATGAAACTTAACGGAACATCGATTATAGGAGCTCGCAGGGGCCAGGGAATTGCCCAGGCTGGTAACAGTATCAACCCGGCGACCAATGAGGAACTCGAGCCGGACTATGTGTCGGCGAGCGACGAGGAACTGGCTTTGGCTGTGCAACTCGCATCAGAGGCATTCCAGACCTTTCGTTCGACCTCAGGGAAGAATAAAGCAACCTTACTGAGAACGATTGCCGATAGGATTGAAGCTTCACTGGATCATTTGGTCGCCCGGATGCCATTGGAAACCGGATTGCCTGAAATGCGGGTTCGTGGTGAGGCAGGCCGGACCTGTGGACAGCTCAGGATGTTTGCTGCCATGCTTGAGGAGGGGTCCTGGGTGGATGCCCGTATTGATCGTGCCCAGCCAGATCGCGAGCCATTGCCGAAAGTGGATACACGCAGTATGATGCGGCCGCTCGGTCCTGTGGCTGTGTTTGCGGCATCCAACTTCCCCCTTGCCTTTTCCACGGCAGGTGGAGATACGGCTTCGGCTTTAGCGGCAGGTTGTCCGGTGATTGTCAAAGCGCATTCGTCCCATAGTGGGACGGCTGAGATTGTGGGGCTGGCGATTCAGCAGGCCGTCGCTGACTGTGGATTACCCGAAGGTGTGTTTTCGTTACTTTATGGCTCGGGTCGGACGGTAGGGCAGGCGTTGGTGACGCATCCATCGATTAAGGCGGTTGGGTTTACCGGTTCTTATGCCGGTGGAAGGGCCTTGATGGATTTGGCTGCGGCACGCCCCGAACCTATCCCGGTTTATGCCGAAATGAGTGCCATTAACCCGGTCGTGATTTTGGCTGAGTTGGCGAAAAGCAAAGGGGATACGCTTGCTGAAGGGTTGTTCCAATCGCTGACTCTCGGCGTAGGCCAGTTTTGCACGAATCCGGGGTTGGTTTTTATCCAGGAAGATGCGGCCCAACACATTACGGGCAAGCTGAGCGAACTCGTATCCGCCAGTGCTAGTGCCACGATGTTGAATGCTGGAATTTGCCAAGCCTACGATCAGGGACTGGAGCATTTGAATCAACATGATCGTGTCGAACTTCTGGCTTCGGGCAGCTGCGGTGGGGCTTTGAACCAGGCCGTGCCGTCTGTGTTCAAGACAACGGCTTCTGATTTTCTTGCTGCCAATGATTTGGCGGAGGAGGTGTTTGGTCCGGCGACTTTGTTGGTTACGTATGGTGATGATCAAGAGCTCGAGGCATTGATGGCATCCTTGGGAGGTCAATTGACAGCCAGTGTGCACGGAACGGATGATGAGCTGCGCCGATTATCCAGCCTGTGTCAATGGATGGAAGCCTGTGCCGGGCGTTTGGTGTTTAACGGTTTTCCAACCGGCGTGGAAGTGTGTGCCAGCATGGTGCATGGAGGGCCATTCCCAGCCACCTCGGACGGCCGGAGTACTTCGGTGGGCACGATGTCGATTTACCGCTTTACCCGTGCTGTTTGCTGGCAGGACTGTCCGGATTTCCTCTTGCCTGACGAATTGAAAGAGAGCAATCCCCTGGGGATTGTGCGTGCCGAAGTGTAA
- a CDS encoding DUF2339 domain-containing protein, with the protein MDRHVSSQIEALRQQQERIRETLQGLEKQCQQVDRDLDQLTVRTSESSSEAFPTTDKPASDETKQPANPAPSHPLQQAIAQDKQQVESATPPPLPAAVKTAVKTAVKASKASGLETPVTSTNPTAAVESTKGDSNPRDPGKDKPAKPASPSHQSKPSPTLGEWELNFGKIWLVRLGVVFLLTGLIFLSTYAYRNWLFHSGPAVKVAFFMLISISLTGVGLWLERWKDRFKHYGRVLASGGLAAGYYTLYAAHFTPALKIIDSPVLAATLLTLWAGIMLAFAVWKQSRIIAVMAIGLAFYGTIVNPAGTLSLFSSLLLASAGVWLMLRFRWVAIGLGTTLAAYAAHAFWLGYYPGQIAEPVRLTYLASYWLLFSFSLLTPQAKRLDHAVQRAMAAINNTSAWGLTVFLIPSFTAHPQIGWISIGIGVLWLGMAAAIRWLPGDRAWHRSLAVIYGYQGALIASLGILLEATGYTRFLIFAVEACILLAGARQFGGTLARLASTLAIVVSVLAALPEANGLKMASWPSYAALALVYAVYTAIVRWDCGKNRQNIGVAMIPAGLVWLVLAFGVFNQWSAVLGLHGLFLTSAATLCAYLFTKKPWWFADLALISFLPCLGAVWWFFYESQNIGIPSSVTPVATVILFWFLIPRHLKAWDELMDHREASSSMSLEWVFSILATLMTAVTLSDPSFPDSLWLVAGGLLALSAHAVSHFTQRRSFGVPALLFHAIAWVHLLAEGRQFPLLGWMPMVLALVQLAAVDTISPILGKRRLRMMLALMVLASGGVHAYQELARPDLMLTVIGIGMISWAYARNSRGFASACGTPALILACVVSLLSHPVDDWARYLPMLATIGVHALLWRRRPSTDSNDPWLPTRSLILGASLLSLFFATSIHVRSSFEGSGLSICWALLAISLFCLGLLMRCRPYRLIGLAWLALAAIHVVSVDVMRLGTLGRILSFIILGVVLLLLGFLYNRFQETIRKFL; encoded by the coding sequence ATGGATCGTCATGTTTCTAGCCAAATTGAGGCGCTGCGCCAACAACAGGAGCGCATTCGCGAGACCTTACAGGGGCTCGAAAAACAATGCCAGCAAGTTGACCGGGACCTTGATCAACTGACGGTTCGTACCAGTGAATCCTCATCTGAGGCATTTCCGACTACAGACAAGCCGGCCAGCGATGAGACAAAGCAGCCAGCGAATCCCGCCCCATCCCATCCGCTTCAGCAAGCAATCGCCCAAGACAAACAACAGGTCGAATCTGCCACGCCACCACCGCTGCCCGCAGCCGTAAAAACAGCCGTAAAAACAGCCGTAAAAGCAAGCAAAGCATCCGGGCTCGAAACACCCGTCACATCCACAAACCCCACCGCTGCAGTCGAATCCACCAAGGGTGATTCAAATCCCCGCGATCCCGGCAAAGACAAGCCTGCCAAACCCGCTTCGCCGAGCCACCAATCAAAACCATCCCCTACCCTCGGAGAATGGGAACTGAACTTTGGGAAAATCTGGCTGGTCCGTCTTGGGGTCGTCTTCTTACTCACTGGCCTCATTTTCCTCAGCACCTACGCCTACCGCAACTGGCTGTTCCATTCCGGTCCAGCCGTCAAAGTCGCCTTCTTCATGCTGATCTCAATCTCCCTGACCGGAGTCGGGCTCTGGCTGGAGCGATGGAAAGACCGCTTCAAACACTACGGCCGGGTCCTGGCATCCGGCGGACTGGCCGCAGGCTATTATACATTGTATGCCGCCCATTTTACTCCCGCCCTGAAAATCATCGACTCTCCGGTGCTGGCGGCCACCCTGCTCACGCTGTGGGCTGGAATCATGCTGGCATTTGCCGTATGGAAGCAATCCAGAATCATCGCCGTAATGGCGATTGGCCTCGCCTTCTACGGCACCATCGTCAACCCGGCAGGAACCCTCTCCTTGTTCTCATCCCTGCTGCTGGCATCCGCCGGCGTCTGGCTGATGCTCCGATTCCGCTGGGTCGCAATCGGGCTCGGCACCACCCTGGCTGCTTATGCAGCCCATGCCTTCTGGCTGGGATACTACCCGGGGCAGATCGCAGAGCCCGTCCGCTTAACCTACCTCGCCTCATACTGGTTGCTCTTTTCCTTCAGTTTACTCACTCCGCAGGCAAAACGACTCGATCACGCCGTGCAGCGCGCCATGGCAGCCATCAACAACACTTCCGCCTGGGGGCTGACCGTCTTTCTGATTCCGAGTTTCACCGCCCACCCGCAGATCGGTTGGATCTCGATCGGTATCGGCGTCTTATGGCTGGGGATGGCGGCGGCTATCCGCTGGCTACCCGGTGACCGAGCCTGGCACCGCTCACTCGCCGTCATCTATGGATACCAAGGAGCTTTGATTGCCAGCCTCGGTATTTTGCTCGAAGCCACGGGCTACACCCGCTTTCTGATCTTTGCAGTGGAAGCCTGCATCCTCCTGGCCGGGGCGAGGCAGTTTGGTGGCACTCTCGCGCGTCTGGCATCCACCCTGGCTATCGTCGTCTCCGTCCTCGCGGCATTACCGGAGGCCAATGGCCTGAAAATGGCAAGCTGGCCATCCTACGCAGCACTCGCTCTGGTCTATGCGGTCTACACTGCCATCGTCCGTTGGGACTGCGGAAAAAACAGGCAAAACATCGGGGTCGCCATGATCCCTGCCGGGCTCGTCTGGTTGGTCCTCGCATTCGGGGTGTTCAACCAATGGTCCGCAGTCCTCGGCCTGCATGGGCTATTCCTGACCTCTGCCGCCACCCTATGCGCTTACCTGTTCACGAAAAAGCCATGGTGGTTTGCCGACCTCGCGCTGATCTCCTTCCTCCCCTGCCTGGGTGCCGTCTGGTGGTTTTTCTACGAATCACAAAATATCGGTATCCCCTCTTCTGTGACCCCCGTGGCCACGGTCATACTCTTCTGGTTTCTCATCCCCCGCCACCTGAAAGCGTGGGACGAACTGATGGATCATCGTGAGGCCTCCAGTAGTATGAGTCTCGAGTGGGTATTCAGTATCCTCGCCACTCTGATGACCGCCGTCACTCTGAGCGATCCTTCATTTCCCGACTCCCTGTGGTTGGTCGCCGGCGGCCTGCTCGCCCTATCCGCCCACGCCGTCTCACACTTCACCCAACGTCGTAGTTTCGGCGTCCCGGCATTACTTTTTCACGCCATCGCCTGGGTTCATCTCCTTGCCGAGGGAAGGCAATTCCCCCTGCTCGGCTGGATGCCCATGGTTCTGGCCCTCGTGCAATTGGCTGCGGTCGATACCATCAGCCCGATACTCGGAAAAAGACGACTGCGGATGATGCTCGCTCTGATGGTTCTGGCAAGCGGAGGCGTTCACGCTTACCAAGAACTGGCACGCCCCGACCTGATGCTGACGGTCATCGGTATCGGTATGATCAGCTGGGCCTACGCCCGAAACAGCCGGGGATTCGCCTCAGCATGTGGCACCCCCGCCTTGATTCTCGCCTGTGTTGTCTCGCTGCTGAGCCATCCGGTGGACGACTGGGCTCGCTATCTCCCCATGCTGGCGACTATCGGTGTGCACGCACTGCTCTGGCGACGCAGGCCAAGCACCGACTCAAACGACCCTTGGCTTCCCACCCGTTCACTCATCCTCGGGGCCTCACTGCTCAGCCTGTTTTTCGCCACCTCCATCCATGTCAGGTCGAGCTTCGAGGGCTCCGGACTCTCCATCTGTTGGGCCCTACTGGCAATCAGTTTGTTCTGCCTCGGGCTGCTGATGCGCTGTCGACCCTACCGCTTAATCGGCCTTGCCTGGCTGGCGCTCGCCGCGATTCACGTGGTCAGTGTGGACGTGATGCGTCTCGGCACCCTCGGCCGCATCCTCAGCTTCATCATCCTCGGCGTAGTGCTGCTTCTTCTCGGGTTTCTTTATAATCGATTCCAGGAAACCATCCGTAAGTTCCTCTAA
- a CDS encoding AraC family transcriptional regulator → MSSPADIRKAFFQRLDRPLLVEHLFDQVPDIAFFIKDHLGRYVAANKTLCQRCGVENKDGIIGKKADELFPAPLGTTFAEQDQQVLKMARSINARLELHLYPDGHEGWGLTYKEPIFDNNRLIIGVSGITRDLHTFTEHSDDLSSVSDVLEYIRNHIDQPLRLPDLAKMADLSVYQLDQRIRSIYQISSGQLITKTRVNAACHMLTATGKTISNIAQECGYSDQSAFSRQFKQTTGLTPKAYRDRQLP, encoded by the coding sequence ATGAGTAGCCCAGCTGATATCCGAAAAGCCTTTTTTCAACGTTTGGACCGCCCTCTTCTCGTCGAGCATCTGTTTGACCAGGTTCCCGACATCGCTTTCTTTATCAAAGACCACTTAGGCCGTTATGTCGCTGCCAACAAAACCCTCTGCCAACGATGCGGTGTAGAGAACAAAGATGGAATCATCGGCAAAAAAGCAGACGAGTTATTCCCTGCACCACTCGGAACCACCTTTGCCGAACAAGATCAACAAGTACTCAAAATGGCACGCAGCATCAATGCCCGGCTCGAACTCCACCTCTACCCTGATGGCCACGAAGGGTGGGGTCTAACATACAAAGAACCCATCTTCGATAACAACCGTTTGATCATCGGTGTCTCCGGCATCACCCGGGACCTCCACACCTTCACAGAGCACAGTGACGACCTCTCATCCGTCTCGGACGTGTTAGAATACATCCGGAATCACATCGATCAACCTTTGCGCCTGCCTGATCTGGCGAAAATGGCAGACCTTTCCGTATATCAGTTAGATCAACGCATTCGCTCGATTTATCAAATATCCTCCGGTCAGCTGATTACAAAAACACGCGTCAATGCGGCCTGCCATATGCTCACCGCTACCGGCAAAACCATTTCTAACATCGCCCAGGAATGCGGCTACTCCGACCAGTCAGCCTTCAGCCGGCAGTTCAAGCAAACCACTGGTCTGACACCGAAGGCCTACCGTGACCGGCAACTCCCCTAG
- a CDS encoding LamG domain-containing protein, whose product MKKSSLAAGLIMTSLVCSSTQAALVGYWALDETSGTTAFDSSGNNVDGAHVNGPTIGEASADLSLGTAYRFNGANQEVDLGATYNSLNSNLTVSAWINPDDTNGIQRVFSSSTGAGWGVGLDGANLRFTTFTILDYNLNLGANPIQANEWTHLAVTFNSSFDAEFFVNGVSRGSIAGSSAANPGTNVYRIGSRNGENYDGLIDEVRLYNEVLSDAEIAALATIPEPATSSLALLGSLSLLMRRKRTS is encoded by the coding sequence ATGAAAAAATCTTCCTTAGCAGCAGGTCTGATCATGACCAGCCTGGTGTGCAGCAGCACACAAGCAGCTCTGGTTGGCTACTGGGCGCTGGACGAGACCTCCGGAACAACCGCCTTTGATTCATCGGGTAACAATGTTGATGGAGCCCACGTCAACGGCCCCACCATCGGTGAAGCCTCAGCGGACCTCAGTCTGGGAACAGCCTACCGCTTCAACGGAGCCAACCAGGAAGTTGACCTTGGGGCCACCTACAACAGCCTGAACTCCAACCTGACGGTATCCGCATGGATCAATCCGGATGACACAAACGGCATCCAGCGTGTCTTTTCCTCTTCGACCGGGGCAGGATGGGGGGTTGGCCTCGATGGCGCGAATCTGCGTTTCACCACCTTTACGATTCTCGATTACAACCTCAACCTTGGTGCGAACCCAATCCAGGCAAACGAATGGACCCATCTCGCGGTTACGTTCAACAGCAGCTTCGATGCCGAGTTTTTTGTCAACGGCGTCAGCCGAGGCTCCATCGCGGGCAGCTCTGCAGCCAACCCCGGAACCAACGTCTATCGGATTGGTAGCCGAAATGGAGAAAATTACGACGGCCTGATCGACGAGGTGCGCCTCTACAATGAAGTCTTGAGTGATGCTGAAATCGCTGCACTCGCGACCATCCCGGAGCCCGCTACATCCAGTCTGGCTCTGCTCGGATCCCTCAGCCTGCTCATGCGCCGCAAACGCACAAGCTGA